AAATGTCAGCATCTGTGAGTTTCGTGGTTGATGACCTGGACTTGACCCCTGGCCAGACATGCTCAACTTTGCCTTTATTCCCATTATTATCCGCATATGATGCACACTGCTGTGCTGAGTGTGGAATTCCATGAAATGAAACACTGAATACAGAAACGCGTCTGAGGGAAATTATTCATTTCGGGCAAAAcgacaaaacaaagaaagatcCACCTCTTCAACTGGAAAAGTAAAGAGCTGCTGGAATGTCGCGTGGgatgtacaaatatataaaagaaggatgttttatctaaaaaaaaaaaaaaaaaagagatcggGGACGAATCATTTATAGCCGGGacggaaggaaggaaagaaggatGGAAGGATGGACATTTAAAGAGTCTCGAAGTTCAGCCTCGTTCGCTAGTGTGGCTATTTTGCACGGTTCCGAACGAACAGAATCCAGTTGTGTTTTAATGAGAAGAAGTTTATTCCCTAAACTGCGCCACAAGTCCGCACATTTTAGTTCGAAAGGGAAAAAGAGGTCTAAAAGCATTTGTACACGTCGGCCTCCGAGTTTTAAAAGCCCTTCCCTGGAACTTTTTTAAAAGTGTCCCCGAGGAAAGTAAAACGCGCCACTCACCCGGACTTCTCGCTGCTCGCTGGGTAAAATCCTCGGGCCGACGTTACATGACGGTGGACGCGGGGCGAAGCCGCTGTTGTTCCGCTGGCCGGGTTTCGTTCAAGATGGCAGGGGACCGGAGCACCGCAGGCCGCCCACTCGCCCCCTCCCGCGTCCCGCGTCCCGCACACGCGCACTCGCTCCCCATCTTTcacggcggcggggggggggtcataTACATGCACTGAGGTCACCCGAGAGCACCAACCGTATTTatgagggtggtggtagcctagtgtgtaacacactcgcctatgaaccaaaagacccaggttcaaatcccgcttactaccactgacattgacacttaaccctacgttgctccagggagactgtcgctgtaactactgattgtaagtcgctctggataagggcgtctgatggcAAGTTAGTGACCGTGTAAGAGAGAgcagtttattttaataataatctggatTTGGATTAGAACCTGTTTCATGTCCCATCTCCTGTTCGGTGAAATGTAGTGTCCAGCCTTTTCAGTGTCAAAATTGCTTGGATTCTAATAGGTTGGCTAAGCTGCCAGGAGAACATTTATTCCTCCTCACCCCATGTAACAGACAACGGTGAGACCAAGTGTTAACAATGGCCTAGTTTTCAGATTTTGAAGGTTTTGGCAAAGGAtatcaaagagaaaaaaaaaaaaaaaaagtttccgaACAAACAGTGATTTTGACAGTACCACTAGCCCACTTTATACtgtagaataaataataataaaacactttaaatAGGGGAATAAAAACATGGAGCTAGGTCTTTTAATTACTTTACTTCTGACTTGCTTTGAGTACATTTTGGTGATACACACGGTTAATAAGATGTGCCGGCAACCTATTTGCATTTGGACTCCTCAAGGCAGTAAACACCGTAGTAAACTCGGGCGTCCAGGTCTGCTGAACTACCATGCAACTGAAAGAGCCGTTTTAGATTCCACTGCAGAAAGTTTGCCAACACACCAGCACATAGACTTGCATTTATAATGGAATAGGATATACTGCTCAGCATCAAATCTCTATTATAGACATAACAAGTGGTAGCTATGGTTTTTACTTTTCACCCCTCTTCGTATTCCGGTGCTCTCGATCAGCAGTGATTCTTATAATCAGCacataaaccaaaaaacaattataataatttcattggTTCAGCTACACATTCAGAGCCTGTGTTTGAAATTCCTATGctcatacattattaaaaaaattaatcacacGGTACAACAACCGTGTTTTTGTATAAGTACGTTATACAAAATGAAAGTGTATTGTTCACATTTAAACCCTTTTAATCTGTCGAAGGTTCCCAGGTTTAGAAGACAGGTTAAATCAGTGCACATCCAACAATATCCACACTGGATATCCTGGAAAATATCAGTATCTTCTACTTCTGGATATTTCCTCTCTTGTAGAACATGGGAGTGTATGGACAACCAGATGAAGAAGAGTGTAAAAAGCAGCTGATTGAGAGGAATGTGTGACTAATCATGGACTTTTTATATTGTACACTCATAAGCAGCCACGTCTATTTCCATAAAACTgtcatacaaatataaaaataaaaataaaaaaaaaaaatgcctcactatttctctctcacacacaatgaACAAAGGCATTCTCCCATCGTATTCACATGTTAAAAACCCACACATAGAACAGAAGTGCATTCCAGTAACTTCACCACCTCGATTGTATGTGGACATGAAACTTCACACGCCTCCAACACACCAGTAAACCAGGCCACACATCTGGGCAGCGCTGTCATGTCTTTGGCGGGCCAGTGCAGATCTGCGGAAGTCAGGGAGCGCTTCACAAATAGTTCGCGTTTGCATGGGAACACGAGAGCCAAGGAGTACCTTCCCATTCAGTTCGTGTGCAGGTAGTGGTCGAgtggtgtgtgcatgcatgtacgCTCTCTTTAATTGTCTCTGGTTGTGGGAAGCGCCAGAGAGGACACTGCTGTGGTGGACTAGTAGAACACACCTCCTGTTGACAAGCTCAGCACTACCGGCCCTTGTTCTTCTTAGAGTTTCCCTGAAGGAGAATCAGAAATTATGCAGCATAGCAAAGGACCAAATCCCAGTCATTTTAATTTACGCATGTGTTAATGTTATTAGTAAGTACACTGCTTCATTTTCTCTTACATACCTGTAgcttataatatataaatatatattaaaatattttttatatatttataagtctgcatcagaaaaaaaaaaaaaaactttctaaacttttgaatggtagtgtatcATAAACACTGTTATATGACCATATACGCAGGTCTGTgtgaaatgaacaaatgtggacGGGCTGACCTTGTTCCCCAGTTTGAGTGTATCAATCTCTTCTCTCTGCTTGCTCAGGGTGTCATTCATGCTGCACAGATGGTCACTCATCATGCTCAGCTGATCCTCGTAGCTGCGCTTTGTGGTGGTCAGTTCATCCTGTGAGGGTGAAAGGGTGCCATGTTAATTTGTCTCAATTTGTGTTTGTGCGCAATTGTCTTTTCGTCTCCGTACCTGCAGTCGTAGGATGTTCTCTTTGGCCTGCTTAACATCTTCACTCAGAGCCTCGCGGGATTTTTCTGCGATGGCCAGGCGCTTGGCTAGAGCGCGACACTGAAGGAGGCAGAAACTGACGTCATCACAAgctttaacccagcagtttgaaggttatgttaaaaaaaatctttccattAAAGGTGCAACATGAAACAATGGTTAGATGCAAATAGTGCCTTGAACGACAAAGGCAACACTAAATGAGCTAAATTAAGACCGTTGGTTCAACTATACAAAATTACACAATTTAAGGATCTGAACGAACAAAGGGAAGAACGAATAAATGTCTGGTACAGCTGCTGGTTCAGGATGTCACACATAATGAAAAGCAGAATACAAAAGAAATGTAGTGAAATAGAAACAAAGGGGAAATCTGCCTGGAGGGGAAACAAGGTGTATTTTTATCTAGTGCgtttcctcctcttctgctgCGGGGGGGAAACCACATCAGCAGGGTGTTATTAAAGTGCTCAGCCCGTCACTGGCGTGGGCTCCTACCTCCGCATGGAAATTCACAGCCTTACTGTCGGACAGCTGCAGCTGCATGGTGAGCTCTGCTACGCGGGCCATGTAGTGGGATTTAATCAAATGTTCCCGTGACTCTTCAtcactcacctacacacaaaaaaaagatggaagggTGAGAGAGACTAAGGGTTTATTTATGCAAAGCCAACAAATGCAGTCAAATAGGACCACAAATGTTCCTAGTGATCAGTTAAACAATCATTTTAACAGTTTACTAAAAAGGCACTTACATGTTCACTGCAGGATGTTGTGGTCAGCATGCCAATCTGattggaggagggaggagaaagaaaaaaagaatgcgCAATGATAAAGAACCCGTTTCTTACACTGATATTTAACCCTCCCAAACATAATCAAAGCATGTATTATATATTAGCtgatataatatttttaaaagaatgtaaTTTATAATATTCAATTATTGTGAGTATTCTTATGTTGTGAACAAAATTGTAGATTAAACTGTATTCACATCTTGATCCAAAGACAACAAGCCTAAAATCAGGGTATATCAAggaagacttttatttttatttttttttaggccaaTTTCATCCAATTTAAGACCGTTCATCAGGGTTGTCAACTTAATTTGTCCAAGGATCAGCGTTTTTCTCAGCAGACATGCTCATGAGGGCCACATGCTCTTCTAAATGTCATGTTTACTTGCAGAGAGCCACTAGGGGTACAGGTGATTTCGGTTTcttatttgtgagtcatttccaTACTGCATCTAGAATCCGATTCAGTAATATCAGATAAAGGTTTGTATtagttataatttttttaatattatttatttatattctgcttttttttttttttttttttttttaagaagaactCCCACTCTCAGAATATGTCCGCCAGCGAATGCAGAATTTAGCCATCTAGTTCCATAGACATCCATTCATTTTCCATTGGGGGACCAGATGGAAAGCTCTGGTAGGGCAGATGTGGCCTGTAGGCAGCCTGTTGACTATCACTGCCCTACATTCACAACTGCTGCGCACCTGAAAAAGTCCCCCtttcccccacacacacaactgaaaaATGTTGGTGGTTCTGCTAATTCCAatctcataaataaaaatgcaaaacacatattACAAATTCACCAAATCATTTAAAGGTTAccaattaattacaaaaattaataaaaaaatgcagacccaattaattttttttgtcatgtttagacctttaaacattaaatttcttaaatgatatttaaggccttttgaaaaatccaattaaagactttttaaggatctgcAGATGCcctgtaaaatgttttattttcatttaaccaGTCCTACAGTCTCAAGTttgtgtaaagtaaaaaaaaaaaaaaaaactactgtgTTGTGTGAAATCCACTAGCCAATCAGGTTATAAAATTAAACAGAATCTGTAGCTTGTTTCTAAACTTCCGGACATGCTGGAAAGGTTAATACATGTCATTTTCATGTATGGTACGTACATTTAGATGACATgctctgtttgcttttgttCAGTGCTATAGCTTTCAAATTAGATTCAGAGAAACCTCCATCCTATGTTGTACACACCAGGCTAGTGTTTTGAGAGGCTTCCTTGCTGCCCATCTTGTCCTCTGCCTCTCCGTCCTGCTGACTGGCCGTTGCTACACAGTCCTTCACAGGGGCAGGGCTGGGGGTAACAACACAGCCCCTCAGGGCTGCAGACAGCTGGGCTTCCAGCTCAGAGATTCGCTGGTTCTCCTTCTCCAAGCGAACACGGCCCAGTTGAGCCTCAAGCAGCCAGTgctccttctcctgctccagACGGGCAATTTTTTCAAGACTCTGCTGCACCTGTgggatgaaaagaagaaaataagagAAACAATCTTCAGAAACAAACAATATATTTATGCATAAAATAATAACCTATTAATAACATGAGTAATAAGGAATAACTGTAATTAGAATAATACActcaatttatttattgtgtacCCATCAAAAGCAGCAACAATCTATCAATTAAGAGATGTTTCCACTAAGTCGATCATTTCTTGAAGGCAAAGTTCTAGTTATCTCGAAGAGTTGCAGTTAATGACATTGGAGGTAACTGGGTGGAGGTCTGTACCTGCTGGGTGAGGCCTTCTCGGCTCTCTGTAGAGCTGGTCAGGATGCGGCGGTTTGTAAGAGCCTCTTTGTAGGGCACAGACTCAGGCTTTGCCTGAGTAAACATCAGTCATAAAGCATCAGGCAAGACAAGAACACCACccacaaataacaaaaagagaaaactaaATCCAAACAATGCAAACCCCAGCCAATGGCACCGCAGTGTTAATGCAGATGAATATAGGTCTGATGGGAAGAGGTGGAATGAGTCAAGGCCAGGTCTACAGACCTTCCTCAAAGCCTGCATGAAGGACGTTGCTTGCTTCTTGTTAGCCAGCATACTCTCGGCCTGAAGGGGGTTGAGGGTCCCAGATCCTCCTCTTGGCCCATAGCCAGCAGatgatgtaaaaaaatccagattGTTGCTGAAGAATATAgcaatctgaaataaaaatcaCGTTTTGTGGAGGGATAAGTCTAAATGCAGCAGAATGATGagctgaaaaacagaaattgAGGAAATCAGCTCAGACATGGAGTCTTGCACTGAGTGTTAAAGGGATCCTAGCTTCACTCACACATCCGCAAATACACAGAGAGTAGGAATAGTGTTGGCTTCTCTCCTTCCTCTGCAGCCCTAACTCATCTCACACCGAACAGAACATTCCCTGCTGCTCTTTGAGCCGGATGTTATTCACAAAAAGTGGACTCTCACCGCCGGAGACATGACAACAGTCTGCACGTCAAAACAACTTAATTCCGCTCGTGCCAAGTACTGAAATGCATTAGCAAAATCACCACTCAAGCCGGCACACATCGAGCTATGGTGAACGCAGTGTCCACTAGGCAACTACATGTTTTATAGAGTAGATCAGCAGCAGACACGTTTCGTCTAGAAGGCCATGTTGGGAAGTAAAGTAACAAATGTAGTGCAGTGTCCATCGTAAATCTGTTGGCACCCACGTGCGGCTAAACCAAGCATGCCTTGGATTACGTGGGAGGACAGGATTTGACGGGTTTCTGTGCACAAGCTATAAAAACAGGAGCACTCATAAACCACACTTATCTGAAAGGCTCCAAACTAGGCCTGACAGTACTGAGGAAAACCAAGATAAACTTAATGTTTCTGCTACTGGTCTAAAAATGTACATCAGCACATTTGTAACATTTAACAGTACCCAAACCAAATGCCAGTGAAATAGTAGACCCTGATACTCTTCCAACATTAGTCCAGTATGCCACTATTCCTATTCCTAAAAGTAACAAAACTATTCTGAAGCCTTCAGCATGTTAGTGTGTGATATTTGAATGTGGTATTCACAAGATCTTTAGGAAATACTGTAATCTGAATTATTCCACACAATATACGACCATCCATAAGAGCTCCTGTCAGTACCTTTCCAGTGCTGTTGGTCAATGAGCCCAGGGAGGACAGAAGACACTCATTAGTGGTGCGCAGCTTCTGGGTAACGGTGGGCAGATCCTGCTCCAGACTGGCCTTCTGACTGTAATGCTTTGACATCTCTGCAAAGGATCAGCATAAAAGGTGAAGAAAAGGATGAGAGCGCACATAAAACTCAGCAGCATATACTCATGTAATTTACCCCCATAACAAATATAATTTAGaatgtattatatattcatacattatatataacatatgtTTAGTTAAGAGTTGAATGACTCTCATAGTATGATTAACTTGAACTAAACATGTTAtacataatgtgtgtgttttttatatatatatatatatatatatatattacattaatatatttgagaaaaatacatatatcagtatattctgtgtgtgtgtgtgtgtgtgtgtgtgtgtgtgtgattatatctaacgtgtaaatattttatcatatcTTTAGTTGGAACAACAGATATTACACTTTGATACAATATAGTCAGTATgcagcttgtataacagtgtaaatttgtTGCCCCCCTTAAGGTAATTGAACACACAGCTATTAATGTCAAAAGAACAatagtgagtacacccctaagtGCAAATGTCCAAATTGTTCCCAATTTTCCCTCCACggtgtcatgtgactcattAGTGTTACAAAGTCTTGGGTGTGAATGGGGAGCAGGTTTTTGAcgggaaagacaaaaaaaaaaaaaaaaaaaagaagaagaattacTGCTCTACATCAGTGCTTCTCAAATTGTGGGACTCCAGGGACctgagtaaagttagcagtgagttctgtattcaACAGACATTCATAGAGCTTTGCTGGATTTCCTCTCgcttattaaacaaaaacctagaaatctccactttcacaatgtAGTGTATGTCTGTGATTGTACACACatgttggtttttcaattgctaCAGCCgataaactgtgaaaatgtgaaataatacaGCCGCTCTTCCACTCCCTGCACTTTTGACTGTatgcaatgtttcaaaataaatattccaAATGGGAAGACAGGCAttgatttaatatacattaatataaagCCTTTCAGTTTGGGGGTCAAACTACATGTGTAAATTCATCCGGTGTGTGGTCTGATGAGGCCAAAATAAACCATTTGGGTCAAATGGTGTCAAGCATGTGAGGAGAACAAAGATTAGTGTGTCATGCGTACAGTCAAACATGGTGGTAGGAGTGCCATGGATTGATGGCTGCATAAGTGCTGCAGACATTAGGGAGCTACAGTTCATTGAGGAAACCTTTCCTTTCGGAAACTGGGCCGCAGGGCAGTATTCCAACATGATAACGACCCCAAACACAACAAGACCTAAACCCTACTGAGGATTTGTGAGGCATCTTCAAATGGAAGGTGGAGGAGTGCAAGGTCTGTAACACCCATTAGCGCTGTCATGTAATCATGAGGTGAAGAGGATTCCAATGGCAGCCTGTAAAGCTCTAGAGCTGAACAGCTGAACTGCATGTTCAGAGAGTTAAGGCACAGATGGAAAATAATGGTGGCCACACAGAATATTGATGCTTTGGGAACAATtttgtactcacttttgtttccAGCAGTttagatacatacatacacacacacacacacaaacacacccccgCTCTACAAGGGTAGCCTATAATTTTTATCATTATGTTGggcttcattttcatggcactAAAAGAGTAGCATGTAGAGAATGGGCTGTGCTCATTAATGGCTCTTGGCCTCCATCGCATGTGATATGTAAAGGATAATAAACAGTGGAGGCCAAATTCCATCATAAAAATAGAAGGGCTTTCTGAATATTCAATTATTCAACAATAATGTAATCCTACAGTGACTGTACTAAAATGccaattagaattttttttaattccattgTATTAAATGCACTACTtagtaattatattatatagtgAAAATGAACACCCCAAAGCCTGTCCCAATTCAAAGTATGACTAAGAAAAAAACTCAGTCAAACAGCAATTAGAATGAAATACAACAGGGCCGTCACTGACTGCAGTGTCACATCAATACAGACGCTGTCAATCTGAGAACAAGCAGGACCCATTTCACGCCAACTGTGCCAGCTATGCCCAGCAGCTGCATTCAGAGCCCACACAATAATGTCTATTCAGCTGAAGCccgtaacaaatgcaattcaaccgcaaagccaaaaaaaaggctgtttatttaaaaatgttcatgccTATCATGCCGTGGCGTGGGCTGAGAATTATGTTCAATGTAATTGGTGTATGACACCCTGTGTAAAGAGCGAAATATCAGTTCGTTGTCACTGTTGTACCTTTGGTGGCATCGTGAAGGCTATGCAGGCAGGCAGCCAGCTGGGTAAACACAGCACTGAAGCTGCTCTGGGGCATGGCATCCTGCTGAACACCTGCCAATCACACAGCTCTTATTCACAACGTGAAATAACAACATTACAATAAGATACGGTGGCCTGAGGTGATATACTCAACAATATTGTAAGCATTGCTAGCTCATCCTTTGCAACAATGATCAATTATGTCTTCTACAAATTTTGTATATATCATAATTGAAAAACATTGCTCTGTATAGTGGGAATCTCAAAATAGCGTTATAACTGAACAGCCCTAAAACTACATTAGAATGTATTCATCTATTGTGTAAGTCTGTATAATTGTTTGATAAACGACTACTGAACTGAATATGTATCAAACTGCCAAGTGTTCATCAATGAAGAAATACAAGACGTACTGGGTAAGGCCAGCAAACTGATGTAGCTCTGCAGTTTCTCGAAGACCGAGGTCACTCTCCTTATGTCTCCCTGTAGCTCCTGGTTTTTAGAGGTGAGAGAAGAGGTGCACAGAGCGGCTTCGCACTCCTCTTCAAGACTAGGTTTAAAAAGCAAGAGAGCGTTATGGCGgtgataacatttacatttggcagacgccgttatcaacgtgctttcaagttatcatcgatgaagtgatcaattctggttcattaggacccccaactatgaatacaacctttttattcactctgttgtagattctgtacacaagttcgacaataagaaagttacaagatGATcgaaatattctttaaagaggaaggtcttttgaaaatactcagtgactgagctgttctgacctcgaggggaagttcattccaccatcgaggggccaagacggagaagagtctagatgaatgtcttccttttacctttagtgatggGGGGACcaagcgagcagtactggaggctcggagtatacgaggtgcagtgtgagttGTAATAAGGGCCACTAATAACCCACTAAAAGAATCCAGAACAGATATCCAAACAGAAACTACATTTGACTGGTGCTTCTTTACATGGActgggcacttttttttttattttaatttatttggatTTGTTCATATTTAGGTGTAGTTCTTCTGT
Above is a genomic segment from Denticeps clupeoides chromosome 8, fDenClu1.1, whole genome shotgun sequence containing:
- the ppp1r21 gene encoding protein phosphatase 1 regulatory subunit 21, coding for MAADLQAKYTKLAQEYSKLRAQNQVLKKAVVDEQAASATLKDELKQRDQSLRKVEQEMDSLNFRNQQLAKRVELLQEELSASDAKGKRNKNRGDSPSQQNLHTQSVFDEDLQKKIQENERLHIQFYEADEQHRRQEAQLTSRLEELEKESQQHQALVDGLTSKYMDTVEKLQSDKVRLEVKTQTLERESKECRIRTEECQQQLRKCQIELNSQLQQSSSVIHEKVPFNDTKFSDYNSLNVPPHNRRHQLKARDVAGQALGFVQDLVAALLNFHSYTEQRVHIYPSDSSIEPISALNQKFSQYLHENAAFVRPLEDSLLQLHQSITEDTVTVLETVNKLQDFSKYFSSYTSFLKKILPYQLKSLEEECEAALCTSSLTSKNQELQGDIRRVTSVFEKLQSYISLLALPSVQQDAMPQSSFSAVFTQLAACLHSLHDATKEMSKHYSQKASLEQDLPTVTQKLRTTNECLLSSLGSLTNSTGKIAIFFSNNLDFFTSSAGYGPRGGSGTLNPLQAESMLANKKQATSFMQALRKAKPESVPYKEALTNRRILTSSTESREGLTQQVQQSLEKIARLEQEKEHWLLEAQLGRVRLEKENQRISELEAQLSAALRGCVVTPSPAPVKDCVATASQQDGEAEDKMGSKEASQNTSLIGMLTTTSCSEHVSDEESREHLIKSHYMARVAELTMQLQLSDSKAVNFHAECRALAKRLAIAEKSREALSEDVKQAKENILRLQDELTTTKRSYEDQLSMMSDHLCSMNDTLSKQREEIDTLKLGNKGNSKKNKGR